One window of Rasiella rasia genomic DNA carries:
- a CDS encoding caspase family protein → MRQFIKILGLLLLTFSAVAQDKDIVVQSMHAEGSTFALLDNKRNLLVTYGYKDQTLKFWNRDTGFLYHTEDLGGYGNDFEINTIHGKTYALVSNTVLVYDNTSFKEIGRYPLGRIHAMHFHQTGGEGYLMVYADDVNGAKALYILNEESQEFVSTQVPVFPGEGEISHFEINSTNSHLWIATNFMENYFYSFATGEFINTKDYVLGLMDDGDAMVGVYSYNEKKASFYRYNYFTKEEQWVQTLQVDLPYATVTPYRGDLKMNSDGKSMWVAPGSSLLVELDANSGYIMGKIYREEEKRAMLSDGDLLYVQSGVEKPYAKFKRYEAQPITEFGFNLLEASNIGALQNNDGTELVATDYYGHPYSFLFNQATTRFTKYAFENPNTVQYNKLLVDSQNKRFYAIPNANLPIRMLETGKPNSVKSLLKNVGNVQYYDFEPEKQLMASLGGGALRIVDIASNSESFIKLVSSEVPYGSQMVDLSPSGNFILYSEQTSAGDVTTGQSITYFDYVTKQELWTKTERYSGAFHINNGAELLLINGGAQQVEIVEARTGTIKRTFPIDQGKEIKMGALSPNAEYLVFTGYQLPTSVYEVKTGKRVNQFKSAMFDYFEEGFVTETIVAVPASGAIKFIDILNNKEVLRMYIFQDDEWIAHTPDGLFDGSQGAWNRVAFANGNQSIPLESVFDNFYTPRLLHKVLKGGKLDIPKRDIKNLKKAPTVSMTYKEGSRNLTVEDDAQTVTTQSGTGEITVTANANGDRITELRLYQNGKLLRNNTRNLVVEDDVPVNGNSKVYSVKLVEGLNQFVAIAVNSQNTESRPDRLEVVYQPAKSDYQPKGMQAHIMVVGIDTYKNPKYNLNYAVADANSFMQSIRDGVKDITSKVNVYEVKNDQAIRDNIISKFTEIASTSNPQDIFIFYYAGHGVVSQDAAKEFYLVPHDVTQLYGDDGALKQKGVSAKELKQISSGIPAQKQLFILDACQSAGALNSVALRGAAEEKAIAQLARSTGTHWLTASGSEQYATEFDELGHGVFTYALLEALSGKADSGDKRITVNEIKAYIESRVPEISEKYKGSPQYPSSFGFGQDFPVGVKQ, encoded by the coding sequence ATGAGACAGTTCATAAAAATACTAGGATTGCTATTGCTAACCTTTTCAGCAGTGGCACAAGATAAAGATATTGTTGTTCAAAGTATGCATGCAGAAGGGTCTACCTTTGCGCTTTTAGATAACAAGAGAAATCTATTGGTTACCTATGGTTACAAAGACCAAACATTAAAATTTTGGAACCGAGACACAGGGTTTTTGTATCATACAGAAGACCTAGGTGGCTACGGAAATGATTTTGAAATTAACACTATACATGGTAAAACATATGCACTTGTAAGCAATACAGTGCTTGTTTATGATAATACTTCGTTTAAAGAAATAGGTCGCTACCCACTTGGAAGAATTCATGCCATGCACTTTCACCAAACAGGAGGTGAGGGGTATTTAATGGTCTATGCAGATGATGTAAATGGTGCAAAAGCATTGTACATTTTAAACGAAGAATCGCAGGAGTTTGTTTCTACTCAAGTTCCTGTATTTCCAGGTGAAGGAGAAATAAGCCATTTTGAGATTAATAGTACCAATTCACATTTATGGATTGCTACTAATTTTATGGAAAATTATTTCTATTCATTTGCCACGGGTGAATTTATAAATACGAAAGATTACGTGCTTGGCCTTATGGATGACGGTGATGCTATGGTAGGAGTGTATTCGTATAACGAGAAAAAAGCATCTTTTTACAGGTATAATTATTTTACGAAAGAAGAGCAATGGGTGCAAACCTTACAGGTAGATTTACCGTACGCAACGGTAACCCCTTACAGAGGCGATCTTAAAATGAATTCTGATGGTAAATCTATGTGGGTTGCTCCTGGAAGTAGTTTACTTGTAGAGCTTGATGCCAATTCTGGCTACATCATGGGAAAGATTTATCGCGAAGAAGAAAAGCGAGCTATGTTAAGTGATGGAGATTTATTGTACGTACAGAGTGGCGTAGAAAAGCCGTACGCAAAATTTAAGCGATACGAAGCACAACCCATCACCGAATTTGGATTTAACCTTTTAGAAGCAAGTAATATTGGAGCTTTGCAAAACAACGATGGAACAGAATTGGTTGCCACAGATTATTACGGACATCCCTATTCTTTTTTGTTTAACCAAGCAACAACACGATTTACGAAATACGCCTTCGAAAACCCAAATACAGTTCAATACAACAAGTTATTGGTAGATTCTCAAAATAAAAGGTTTTATGCGATTCCAAATGCCAATTTGCCTATCCGCATGCTGGAAACTGGAAAACCTAACAGCGTAAAATCGTTGCTAAAAAATGTAGGGAATGTACAATACTACGATTTTGAACCAGAGAAACAACTAATGGCTTCATTAGGGGGTGGTGCACTTCGTATCGTTGATATAGCTAGCAATTCAGAATCTTTTATAAAATTAGTAAGCAGTGAAGTGCCCTACGGTAGCCAAATGGTAGACCTTTCTCCTTCAGGAAATTTTATATTGTATTCAGAACAGACTTCAGCTGGAGATGTAACCACTGGACAATCTATAACTTACTTCGATTATGTAACTAAGCAAGAACTTTGGACTAAGACCGAGCGATATAGTGGTGCGTTTCATATTAATAATGGAGCAGAGCTATTACTCATTAATGGAGGTGCTCAGCAAGTTGAAATTGTGGAGGCTCGCACGGGTACAATTAAAAGAACTTTTCCTATAGATCAAGGTAAAGAAATAAAGATGGGTGCACTTTCACCTAATGCCGAATACCTTGTTTTTACAGGCTATCAGCTGCCAACTTCTGTATATGAGGTGAAAACTGGGAAGCGTGTAAATCAGTTTAAAAGTGCCATGTTCGATTATTTCGAGGAAGGTTTTGTAACAGAAACTATTGTGGCTGTTCCTGCTTCTGGAGCTATAAAGTTTATAGATATCTTGAATAACAAGGAGGTCTTAAGAATGTACATCTTTCAAGATGACGAATGGATTGCGCATACCCCAGACGGATTGTTCGATGGGTCTCAAGGAGCCTGGAATAGGGTAGCGTTTGCAAATGGCAATCAGAGTATTCCTCTAGAAAGTGTGTTCGATAATTTTTATACCCCGCGACTGTTGCACAAGGTGCTAAAAGGGGGAAAATTAGACATACCGAAAAGAGATATTAAAAACTTAAAAAAGGCTCCAACAGTTTCTATGACCTACAAAGAGGGAAGTAGAAATTTAACAGTCGAAGATGACGCTCAAACAGTAACTACCCAAAGTGGAACTGGTGAAATAACAGTAACTGCCAATGCAAATGGAGACAGAATAACAGAGCTTAGATTATACCAAAACGGTAAGCTCTTACGTAATAACACTAGAAATTTAGTGGTAGAAGATGATGTGCCAGTAAATGGAAATAGCAAAGTGTATTCGGTAAAACTTGTTGAAGGTCTAAACCAATTTGTAGCCATAGCAGTAAACTCTCAGAATACAGAAAGTAGACCAGATAGATTAGAGGTTGTGTACCAACCTGCAAAGTCAGATTACCAACCAAAAGGAATGCAGGCGCATATTATGGTAGTGGGTATAGATACCTATAAAAACCCTAAATACAATCTTAATTATGCAGTAGCAGATGCAAATAGCTTTATGCAAAGCATACGCGATGGTGTAAAAGATATTACCTCAAAAGTAAATGTATATGAAGTGAAAAATGATCAGGCAATACGAGACAATATTATTTCCAAGTTTACAGAAATTGCAAGTACCTCGAATCCGCAAGACATTTTTATCTTTTATTATGCCGGACATGGGGTAGTTTCACAGGATGCAGCAAAAGAGTTTTATCTTGTTCCACATGACGTTACCCAGTTGTACGGAGATGATGGAGCACTCAAACAAAAGGGAGTTTCAGCAAAAGAATTAAAACAAATATCTAGTGGTATTCCTGCCCAAAAGCAGTTGTTTATTCTTGATGCCTGTCAGAGCGCGGGCGCTCTTAATAGTGTGGCTCTTCGTGGTGCTGCAGAAGAAAAGGCTATTGCTCAATTGGCGCGAAGTACCGGAACACACTGGCTTACAGCTTCAGGAAGCGAACAATACGCTACAGAGTTTGACGAACTTGGTCATGGCGTGTTTACGTATGCTTTGCTTGAAGCACTTTCAGGAAAAGCAGACAGTGGCGACAAGCGAATTACCGTAAATGAGATAAAGGCTTATATTGAAAGTAGAGTGCCTGAGATTTCAGAAAAATATAAAGGAAGTCCGCAATACCCTTCAAGCTTCGGGTTCGGACAAGATTTTCCTGTAGGGGTAAAACAGTAA
- a CDS encoding DUF4230 domain-containing protein — translation MRKIVLGIIICLVIVFGLQYCEHQKEAREQLDADTALIEKQVKNVGKLIVTEGSYAQVFTYKDTEKLLGFIDANKKALVVVNAEATISYDLSKIVTEIKPEIQTVIISNIPEAEVKINPNIEYYDVTQDYLNQFEAEDYNAIKKKVEASLRKKIMASDLVSNAENRLISELQKIYILTNSMGWTLQYNQTTINTEAGFEKLAL, via the coding sequence ATGCGTAAGATTGTTTTAGGAATCATTATTTGTCTTGTAATTGTCTTCGGATTGCAGTATTGCGAGCATCAAAAAGAGGCGCGTGAGCAGCTAGATGCAGATACGGCACTTATTGAGAAACAGGTTAAAAATGTAGGAAAACTCATTGTAACCGAAGGAAGTTATGCGCAGGTTTTTACATACAAGGATACCGAGAAGTTATTAGGCTTTATAGACGCCAACAAGAAGGCGTTGGTGGTTGTAAATGCAGAGGCTACTATCTCTTACGATTTAAGTAAAATAGTAACCGAAATAAAACCAGAGATTCAGACAGTTATCATTTCTAACATACCCGAAGCAGAAGTAAAGATTAATCCCAATATTGAATATTATGATGTTACCCAAGATTATCTAAATCAATTTGAAGCGGAAGATTATAACGCTATCAAAAAGAAGGTCGAGGCGTCACTCCGAAAAAAAATAATGGCAAGCGATTTAGTCTCAAATGCAGAGAATAGACTCATTTCTGAATTACAGAAAATCTATATTCTTACCAATTCTATGGGTTGGACCTTACAATACAATCAAACCACTATCAATACCGAAGCAGGATTTGAAAAGTTAGCGCTGTAG
- a CDS encoding rhodanese-like domain-containing protein, with amino-acid sequence MGLFSFLSGNKSNKIQEFKERGAIIIDVRTVNEWNGGHIKGAKHIPLQEISAKISEIKKWNKPVITYCASGGRSGSAARTLEKQGIEAINGGGWKSLQQKLQR; translated from the coding sequence ATGGGATTATTTAGTTTTTTATCAGGCAACAAATCAAACAAAATTCAGGAGTTTAAAGAACGTGGTGCTATCATCATAGACGTGCGTACCGTAAACGAATGGAATGGCGGACATATTAAAGGTGCTAAACATATTCCGCTACAGGAAATTTCAGCTAAAATTTCAGAAATAAAAAAATGGAACAAGCCTGTGATTACCTATTGTGCAAGTGGCGGACGCAGTGGTAGTGCTGCAAGAACACTAGAAAAACAAGGAATTGAAGCTATCAATGGTGGTGGCTGGAAGTCACTTCAGCAAAAACTACAGCGCTAA
- a CDS encoding aromatic amino acid hydroxylase: MTEIRIESNELLDRLPPHLKQYIKPQNYEHYTPINQAVWRYVMRKNVAYLSNVAHESYVEGLQKTGISIDEIPSMYGMNRILKEIGWAAVAVDGFIPPNAFMEFQAYKVLVIASDIRQLENIEYTPAPDIIHEGAGHAPIIASPDYAEYLRRFGEIGAKAISSAHDMELYEAVRELSILKEAEGTPHEKIEVAEKWVETLQNKEVTPSEIALIRNLHWWTVEYGLVGTVDNPKIYGAGLLSSIGESASCMKKEVKKIPYSIHAAYQDFDITKPQPQLYVTPDFAYLQEVLEEFANTMAVRKGGWRGLNKLIESKQLGTIEISTGLQISGVFTRMIRNEDNEVVYFETHGNTALAYRETEVIGHGISRHTNGFRSPLGKLKGINLAIENMGPRDLAAYNFYDGKPIAFEFESGIKVKGMNVTGMRNLKGELMLIQFKDCLVTYKDEVLFSPEDGDFDMAVGKEIVSAFAGAADFLSFDLVVHELSSLGDSTEMSSNLKTLNNLYKHVREKRLEGHETYKFSDFEPLFKQLTTTFPDDWLLSLELYELTLSSEILQYLQELKEKKPEVAHLIEGGLTLLEQ, translated from the coding sequence ATGACTGAAATTCGCATAGAAAGCAATGAATTGCTAGACAGACTGCCGCCACATTTAAAGCAGTATATAAAGCCTCAAAACTATGAGCATTACACCCCGATTAATCAGGCGGTGTGGCGTTATGTAATGCGAAAAAACGTAGCATATTTAAGCAATGTTGCGCATGAAAGCTATGTAGAAGGTTTGCAAAAAACAGGAATCTCTATAGATGAAATACCATCTATGTATGGCATGAACCGTATCTTAAAGGAAATTGGCTGGGCTGCAGTTGCTGTAGATGGCTTTATACCTCCTAATGCCTTTATGGAGTTTCAAGCCTATAAAGTACTAGTAATTGCGAGTGACATACGCCAATTAGAAAATATTGAATACACACCAGCCCCAGACATTATTCATGAAGGAGCCGGGCACGCGCCCATAATTGCTAGTCCAGATTATGCAGAATACTTAAGGCGTTTTGGAGAAATTGGAGCAAAAGCTATCTCTAGCGCACACGACATGGAGTTGTATGAAGCTGTTCGAGAATTATCCATCCTTAAAGAAGCAGAGGGAACACCACATGAAAAGATAGAAGTCGCAGAAAAATGGGTTGAAACACTACAGAATAAAGAAGTTACTCCGTCAGAAATTGCGCTCATACGAAACTTACATTGGTGGACCGTAGAATATGGTCTTGTTGGTACCGTAGACAATCCAAAAATATATGGTGCAGGTTTGCTTTCATCTATAGGTGAAAGCGCTTCTTGTATGAAAAAAGAAGTAAAAAAAATACCCTATTCAATTCATGCTGCCTATCAAGATTTTGACATAACAAAACCACAACCTCAATTATACGTCACGCCAGACTTTGCGTATCTACAAGAAGTTTTAGAAGAATTTGCTAATACCATGGCTGTTAGAAAAGGTGGTTGGCGCGGATTAAACAAATTAATAGAAAGCAAACAGCTTGGTACCATTGAGATTTCTACAGGACTTCAGATTTCAGGGGTTTTTACACGAATGATACGCAATGAAGACAACGAGGTAGTCTATTTTGAAACGCATGGAAACACAGCATTGGCATATAGAGAAACCGAAGTGATTGGCCACGGAATTTCTAGGCACACCAACGGATTTAGATCTCCGCTAGGGAAGTTGAAAGGTATTAATCTTGCTATTGAAAATATGGGACCCAGAGATTTGGCTGCCTATAATTTTTACGACGGAAAGCCCATTGCGTTCGAGTTTGAGAGCGGCATTAAAGTGAAGGGAATGAACGTAACAGGTATGAGAAACCTAAAAGGTGAGCTAATGCTAATACAGTTTAAAGATTGTTTGGTTACGTATAAAGATGAAGTCTTATTTTCTCCTGAAGACGGAGACTTTGACATGGCTGTGGGTAAAGAAATTGTCTCAGCTTTTGCTGGTGCTGCAGATTTTTTATCATTTGATTTAGTGGTACATGAGCTAAGCAGCCTAGGTGATAGTACCGAAATGAGTAGCAATCTAAAAACATTGAATAATTTGTATAAGCACGTTCGTGAAAAACGACTAGAAGGGCATGAAACCTACAAATTTTCAGATTTTGAGCCGCTATTTAAACAGCTTACAACCACGTTTCCAGATGATTGGCTGCTCTCGCTAGAATTATATGAATTAACGCTTTCTTCGGAAATCTTACAGTATTTACAAGAATTAAAAGAAAAAAAACCTGAGGTAGCGCATTTAATTGAAGGCGGCTTAACTCTTTTGGAACAATAA
- a CDS encoding TetR/AcrR family transcriptional regulator: MTRKQEIIQVAASLFKEKGYSAVSMRDIAQAMNIKAASLYNHIDGKQEILATLIVEVAIEFTQAMNQVISERISAIEKIEKIIGFHIDITVNYAENIAALNNDWMHLEGEERNSVVKMREEYEENFRSIIKTGIKEGTIKAHHPEVLLFSILSTLRTLYLWNEKRGKMDVNILKKDMVTTLIYGIV; encoded by the coding sequence ATGACTCGTAAGCAAGAAATAATTCAGGTAGCTGCATCTCTTTTCAAAGAAAAAGGGTACAGTGCTGTTTCTATGCGAGACATCGCACAAGCCATGAATATAAAGGCCGCGAGCTTGTATAATCATATTGATGGTAAACAAGAAATCTTGGCAACTTTAATCGTTGAGGTAGCAATAGAATTCACGCAGGCTATGAATCAGGTTATATCTGAACGTATTTCAGCCATAGAGAAGATTGAAAAAATTATCGGATTTCATATCGACATTACAGTAAACTATGCCGAAAACATCGCAGCTCTCAACAACGATTGGATGCATTTGGAAGGAGAAGAACGAAATAGCGTGGTCAAGATGCGAGAAGAATACGAAGAAAATTTCCGCAGTATTATTAAAACAGGAATAAAAGAGGGAACTATAAAAGCGCATCATCCAGAAGTGCTACTTTTTTCAATTCTTTCTACACTAAGAACCTTGTATCTCTGGAATGAGAAGCGAGGTAAAATGGATGTAAACATCCTAAAAAAAGACATGGTAACTACCTTAATTTATGGCATTGTATAA
- a CDS encoding 2Fe-2S iron-sulfur cluster-binding protein, translated as MANFHNLRVKNIYKETEDCSVLTFEVPSEISEAFHFRQGQHLTLKADINGEDVRRSYSLCSSPTDGEWKVAVKKILGGKFSTYVNDVLQSGDVLEVMEPSGTFGVEVAPNKAKNYLFFAAGSGITPVLSMIKSHLAAETQATCKLFYVNKTAKSIIFKEELEQLRNQYFGRLEIYYFLTKERRDIELFNGRFNDEKMEVLTKTFIDIPDTSEVFLCGPEKMVNYVSAYLIAAGLPKELVHFELFVTGLSEEDIARQERLAQQNVEGTEVVIVDGGKEFQFTMTKEYDNILDAALGAGADLPFACKGGVCSTCKCEVVEGAVEMKINYALDDKEVAQNLVLSCQAVPTTDKVKVDFDV; from the coding sequence GTGGCGAATTTTCATAATTTACGAGTGAAGAACATTTACAAAGAGACAGAAGATTGTTCTGTGCTAACGTTCGAGGTGCCTTCGGAAATATCTGAAGCATTTCATTTTCGTCAAGGCCAACACCTCACGTTAAAAGCCGATATAAATGGAGAAGACGTACGCAGATCTTATAGCTTGTGCTCAAGTCCAACCGATGGTGAGTGGAAGGTGGCAGTAAAGAAAATATTGGGAGGAAAATTTTCAACCTATGTTAATGATGTATTACAATCGGGAGATGTTCTCGAGGTAATGGAGCCTAGCGGGACTTTTGGAGTAGAAGTTGCACCAAATAAAGCCAAAAACTATCTTTTCTTCGCAGCAGGAAGTGGTATTACTCCAGTTTTATCTATGATTAAATCGCATTTAGCTGCCGAAACCCAAGCAACTTGCAAGTTGTTTTATGTGAATAAGACAGCAAAATCAATTATCTTTAAAGAAGAATTAGAACAGCTTCGTAACCAGTACTTTGGAAGACTAGAGATTTACTATTTCTTAACCAAAGAACGTCGAGATATCGAACTTTTTAATGGTCGTTTTAACGACGAAAAGATGGAGGTGCTCACTAAAACTTTTATCGACATTCCAGATACAAGTGAAGTGTTTTTATGTGGACCAGAAAAAATGGTCAACTACGTATCTGCCTATTTAATTGCCGCAGGCCTGCCTAAAGAGTTAGTGCATTTCGAGTTGTTTGTAACAGGACTTTCAGAAGAAGATATTGCCCGCCAAGAGCGCTTGGCACAGCAAAATGTAGAAGGAACCGAAGTGGTAATAGTAGATGGAGGTAAAGAATTTCAATTTACCATGACAAAAGAATACGATAATATTCTTGATGCCGCACTTGGAGCAGGGGCAGATTTACCCTTTGCCTGTAAAGGCGGTGTTTGTAGCACTTGTAAATGTGAAGTTGTTGAAGGCGCCGTAGAGATGAAAATTAATTATGCTTTAGACGATAAAGAAGTTGCACAAAACTTAGTACTTAGTTGCCAAGCAGTGCCAACAACAGATAAGGTTAAAGTAGATTTTGACGTATAG
- the paaA gene encoding 1,2-phenylacetyl-CoA epoxidase subunit PaaA yields the protein MSDKEIKSLEAIFEARIARDEKIEPKDWMPEKYRKTHIRQISQHAHSEIVGMLPEGNWISRAPSLRRKAALLAKVQDEAGHGLYLYAACETLGVSRDELYDQLHSGKAKYSSIFNYPTVTWADMGAIGWLVDGAAIINQVPLCNTSFGPYARAMVRVCKEESFHQRQGFEIMLKLCNGTPEQKEMAQDALNRWWWPSLMMLGPTDAESIHTEQSMKWKLKRKTNDELRQQFIDQTVPQADLLGITVPDPDLKWNEETGHYDFGEINWDEFWQVVKGHGPCNKKRMKDRVNAWENGAWVRDAAMAYAEKNEKRKLKEAI from the coding sequence ATGAGTGATAAAGAAATTAAAAGCCTAGAAGCAATTTTTGAAGCCCGTATTGCACGTGACGAAAAGATTGAACCAAAAGATTGGATGCCAGAGAAGTATAGAAAGACACATATTCGTCAGATTTCTCAACATGCACACTCCGAAATCGTAGGAATGCTACCTGAAGGAAATTGGATTTCTCGAGCACCTTCATTAAGACGAAAAGCGGCTTTATTGGCAAAAGTACAGGATGAAGCAGGTCATGGACTTTACCTATACGCTGCTTGCGAAACCTTAGGTGTTTCTAGAGACGAACTGTACGATCAACTGCATTCTGGCAAAGCAAAATATTCGTCCATTTTCAATTACCCAACCGTTACTTGGGCAGATATGGGCGCCATAGGCTGGTTAGTAGACGGTGCCGCAATTATTAATCAAGTGCCATTATGTAACACTTCTTTTGGTCCATATGCTAGAGCAATGGTGCGAGTATGTAAAGAAGAAAGTTTTCACCAGCGTCAAGGCTTTGAAATAATGCTAAAGCTATGCAACGGAACACCAGAGCAAAAGGAAATGGCGCAAGACGCACTCAATAGATGGTGGTGGCCTAGCTTGATGATGCTCGGACCTACAGATGCAGAATCCATTCACACAGAACAATCTATGAAGTGGAAACTGAAAAGAAAAACCAATGACGAACTACGTCAGCAATTTATAGATCAAACAGTACCGCAAGCAGATTTACTCGGAATTACAGTGCCAGATCCAGATTTAAAATGGAATGAAGAAACAGGACACTACGATTTCGGTGAAATTAATTGGGATGAGTTTTGGCAGGTGGTGAAAGGACATGGCCCGTGTAACAAGAAAAGAATGAAAGATCGCGTAAATGCTTGGGAAAATGGTGCTTGGGTGCGCGATGCTGCCATGGCATATGCAGAGAAGAACGAGAAAAGAAAACTTAAAGAAGCAATCTAA
- the paaB gene encoding 1,2-phenylacetyl-CoA epoxidase subunit PaaB, with translation MSKNWPLWEIFVRSKNGLEHRHFGSLHASDAAMALENARDVYTRRSEGVSIWVVESKHITASNPADNGELFEPAQDKVYRHPTFYDLPDEVKHM, from the coding sequence ATGAGTAAGAATTGGCCCTTATGGGAAATATTTGTACGAAGTAAAAATGGTCTAGAACATCGCCATTTTGGAAGTTTGCACGCGTCAGATGCGGCTATGGCACTAGAAAATGCACGCGATGTCTACACGCGTAGAAGTGAAGGTGTTAGCATTTGGGTAGTAGAAAGTAAGCATATTACAGCTAGCAACCCCGCAGATAATGGGGAGCTTTTTGAACCTGCTCAGGATAAAGTATACCGTCACCCAACGTTCTACGACCTGCCAGACGAAGTGAAACATATGTAA
- the paaC gene encoding 1,2-phenylacetyl-CoA epoxidase subunit PaaC: protein MKNQHLFNYIISIADNSLILGQRLGELCGHGPTLETDIAGTNIALDLIGQTRNYYQYAAKIQGGGKTEDDIAFLRLEKEYKNVLLVEQPNTHFGYVMGRQFLFDVFHLLFMNQLMQSKDDTLAAIAKKGVKEVSYHKRFSSDWIKRLGDGTPESNAKMQEAINDLWAYTDELFDQTEADKAMASEGIAVDTTKLKESYYKEVSEVLEEAKLTVPERKYFTRGGKKGVHSEYMGYILTELQYMQRTYPNMEW, encoded by the coding sequence ATGAAAAATCAACATCTTTTCAACTACATCATCTCCATCGCAGATAACAGCCTAATTCTAGGTCAACGTTTGGGAGAACTCTGTGGCCATGGCCCAACACTAGAAACCGACATTGCAGGTACGAACATTGCACTAGACCTTATCGGTCAGACCCGAAATTACTATCAGTACGCAGCAAAGATTCAAGGAGGAGGAAAAACCGAAGACGACATCGCTTTCTTGCGCCTTGAAAAAGAATACAAAAATGTATTGTTGGTAGAACAACCCAATACACACTTCGGGTACGTAATGGGACGCCAGTTTTTGTTCGATGTGTTTCACCTTTTATTTATGAACCAACTTATGCAAAGTAAAGACGACACCTTAGCTGCAATAGCAAAAAAAGGAGTAAAAGAGGTGAGCTATCACAAACGATTTTCTAGCGATTGGATCAAACGATTGGGAGATGGAACGCCAGAGAGCAATGCCAAAATGCAAGAAGCAATAAATGATCTATGGGCTTATACAGACGAGCTTTTCGACCAAACAGAAGCAGATAAAGCCATGGCTTCTGAAGGAATTGCCGTAGACACCACAAAATTAAAAGAATCCTATTATAAGGAAGTTTCCGAAGTCCTAGAAGAAGCAAAACTCACGGTGCCAGAGCGCAAATATTTCACCCGCGGAGGGAAAAAAGGAGTGCATAGCGAATACATGGGTTATATTTTAACAGAGCTGCAATACATGCAACGTACCTACCCAAATATGGAGTGGTAA
- the paaD gene encoding 1,2-phenylacetyl-CoA epoxidase subunit PaaD gives MTIAQANIDAHLIPVLEQVSDPEIPVLTVLDLGVIREAVEVAGVVQIKLTPTYSGCPAMDVIGDDLKAAFAEIGKDVAVELVLAPAWSTDWISEAGLRKMEEYGIARPLSETADKEVLLGNKKLVKCTNCGSTNTHMASQFGATACKALFKCDDCQEPFDYFKCLK, from the coding sequence GTGACTATAGCTCAGGCAAATATCGACGCACATCTTATTCCAGTCTTGGAGCAAGTAAGTGATCCCGAAATTCCAGTGCTTACGGTTCTCGACTTAGGCGTAATTAGAGAAGCCGTAGAAGTGGCTGGTGTTGTACAAATAAAACTTACGCCAACCTATAGTGGTTGCCCAGCAATGGATGTTATAGGAGATGACTTAAAAGCAGCCTTTGCTGAAATTGGAAAAGATGTAGCGGTAGAACTAGTGCTAGCACCTGCATGGAGTACCGACTGGATTAGTGAAGCGGGATTGCGAAAGATGGAAGAATACGGCATCGCAAGACCCTTATCTGAAACAGCAGACAAAGAGGTCCTGCTCGGAAATAAAAAATTAGTAAAATGCACCAATTGTGGTAGTACAAATACCCACATGGCGAGTCAGTTTGGCGCTACGGCATGTAAAGCATTGTTTAAATGTGATGACTGTCAAGAGCCATTCGACTATTTTAAATGTTTAAAATAA